TGTCTcatatttctttcaaaaatttacAGCTTTGGCCTGTGATAATTTCCTATTAAGATAACTGCTCTGATATTGATAGGAAGCACTGAAGCAGACTTATGAAAAAGCTCTTAAAGCAGCAAATGATTTCGGttatcaaaaagaaagtcCTGAGTAAGTTTTTCTCCTCGTCATAAACCAACAGTTACTGTACTATGTTGGCCTAAGCTGCTCTGTAGCTTCCTCGTGCTCGTTACTATTGTGAATCCAAAGGATTGGAATAATATTCGGTTTTGATGTCAGGGCACTACTTCATGGAGCAACGATTGCAGCATTTTTGAACATAGCTCAAGCCATGACGGACCAAGGTTGTGTCTAGCAAAATGGCCCTGCATCTTAAGTACCGGCAGGAGTTCTGTAAACGTAATGAAGTAACATTGGACTCTCTGTAACATATTAGATGGAAATCTATATCATTATTTAGAAATTACATACTCTGATAGGAATAAACCTTTTTCAGCCATAGTATGTTAACTTAAGTTATGTGACTAACAAAGATGGAAGAAACTGATAACGCAGAGCTTAAACAAGGTTGCAAGGGTCCAAATTTTAACTATTTGTCTTTTGACAGAGAGATTTGCTTTGAGCTGATgctaaacaaaaaagttacaaaatcAGTGGCATTCTCTCCTACAGTGTTTTTATAGATGACATGgtaaattttatagatttaagACAAATGGTAATTCTCAGGGTACTCTTGAGTGGATCAAAACTCGGAAAACTGAAGATATGGAGATTAAATGCTTCTCAATGCAAGGTCAGTATCTTGCATCATGATCTCTATCCAGAAAAGAGCTTCAATTATCAGTATATAAGGCTCTCCCTTAGCTTCATGTCCTTGTTGGGGGAGCGGAAGAATCAGATTTCTCCGCCAAATAGTGCTCAAGCAtgtcttcttcgtcatctgtatcaaaaaaaaacaaagcgGTTCTTGAGAACCATTGGTTGCTTATGGATAATCGCGtgtaaaccaaaaagaaagactaTTTCACCTTCAAAGTCTTCGTCTTCAAAGTCGATgtcttcctcatcttcctcctcatcttcctcatcagCAATGACCACCGTTCCTCTCTGAACAAGACAGTTAACAACAATAGTACTTGTTTAGATAATGAAATTCTAACATGAGTCCGATAATAAACAAGAATGAGACATACCCCTCTCCCACTTTCGAACCACTGTCTTCCtgtaagcttcttctccttagGTGCTGTAAGAGCAGACTCCGGCATCAACCTTAGAAATTAATTCACGGCCACagataaaaaattaataactcAGTCAGTGTTCAATGGTATATAAGAGCaaggaaacaagaagaatatGCAGGGAAAGTTTACTCACTTGGCTCGCTCAAGTGCAAGCTCTGCctcatatctctctctccacgCCAAAAATGTCTCTAGCGTAACAGGTTCTCCATGAGGGACAATTAcctgcaaaaataaaatttagacaGGAAGAGAACAAGCGATACGAAGGCAGACACATATATCATGCAAAAAAGACTTGAGGTTCTTTGCAGCTTATATCTGAAATACTGAGCAGACAACAATACCTCATCCTCTTTGGCAGCTTCTACTTCGGCAAATTCAGCTGCATCATCTTGCCCATAGTGTTCAGACAACCAGTCCTTTGCTGATGAGACCAGTGTATAGATCATGGCCATACCTAGATTTTCAGATGCCTGTGAAAAATAGCTTTGTGTTCAGGCATGCAATTCGGTGTAGAAACAGCATAGACCAGAGGCCTTCCAGTTTTATACTTcatgtataaaatttataacaagCCATAAAGTTGTACAAATATATTACCTCTTGTTCAAGCTTCTCTTTCAAGATGGTGAGGTCACTAACATGGATTCCTCGAATACTGGAAGAATACTCTACCCACATGAGTGTCATCATCATATATCTGTTTTAGCTTGATAAAATTGGTTAACCAAGAATTACCTTTTAACATCCAAAAGCGGAGCCTCGTCCGGGTAATTTTCTGTGTGCGAGAAAACCAAAGCCAGCTGAACTGCAAGACAAATTGAGAGCTATAAGACTGAGAAAGTACAGGAGAGGCATATGATACAACAAGGTATCTTCTTTAAAGACCAATAACCTGGTGGGATTGCTAATTCCTCCAGTTCATCATCCTATAAAgaccaaagaagaagcagaagataTTTCAGTTGACATTTCTACACTTATAACACATAAGCTTTTCACAAATGACAAACAAAGTGAAGGAAATAGATGAATGGTGTTGTCTACCTGAGGAGTCACTGTAATCTGAAAGCATCGATTCGAAGTATTAAGCCCACTTTCACTAGAATGAATTTCTGTTCACAAAACAGTCGTTAAGGATTCAATGCTCTCATCATCGGCTCAATGATGAACATAcaaggaaactaaaaaaaactcaccttTAAACTCATCCATAAGTATAGCTTCAAGAGCTTCAATCTCCATTTCCTGCTCCTGCTTATACTCTACAAGAGACACAACATAACACCCAATAATTCTCAAATCAATCTGTCAGAAATCAAGATCAATCGGAATCTAATTACTCTCCCATCTAATGATAAGCTTAAGGAATCAAAGATTCGATGTTAAACgaagaaattaagaaacttttGAAGTAAATTGATCGAACTCACCCGTCATGATGACCAAATTTGACACCTTTGTCGTGGAAGCTTTTGAGATTGCCTGAATATCGAACTCCACAGTGAGAGTCGCCTCGTGACCAAGAGCGACGTTAACGAGAGATAAACCTAAAGGAGAGAATCAGAACTTTACGATCCCCAAAACGGTGTCGTCGAATGGATTTCtcactttattttattttttacgaaacagaaaaaaatgaaaggcctttttctctctctctctctctcttctcgcttctcttctcctctccgATCTTCTCTGTgaccctcttcttcttcgatttcctTTGGGTTTCTTCTCCGAATCGCCGGAGAAAAAAACCCTTCTTTGAATCTAAAGAGACTGTTTTTTTGAAGCTATTGACTGATTGATTGATAAGGAAGAATAAGCATTGATCGATCTGAATTTTGGGTACAAGATGTCGAGATTCAGAGACAGGACGGAGGATTTCAAGGATTCTGTTCGGAATTCCGCTGTTTCGATAGGTTATAATGAGGTACGCGAGTCACCTTTCGTCTTCAATCTCGTTTGATCGAAGCTATTTGTCAAAAAGAGAGGATTTTTTTGCATCTCAATTATGATCATTCCTTAGGGTTTTCAGGGTTTtggattgttgtttttgttaacatttATCTGATTCGTTTGTATTTGTGTGGCAGTCTAAAGTGGCATCAACAATGGCGTCTTTTATTATACATAAGCCAAAGGAGAGATCGCCTTTCACGAAAGCTGCTTTCAAAACGGTACCTTTAGTGATTCAGCATTTTTATCTGAAATATGTTTGTTGCATTATTGAATGATTCTGATGTGGTGTTGCTACCAACTTGTCTATGTTGGTTGATTTAGCTTGATAGCATCAAGGAGTTGGAACTGTTTATGTTGAAGCATCGAAAGGATTATGTTGATCTGCACCGGACTACAGAACAGGAAAAGGATAGTATTGAACAAGAAGTAAGTACTCTGAGCTAGGCTTGCCCGTAGTATATATCTGAACTCATGAAGTTACTGCGATAAATCTATGCTTGAGTTGAGATTGAACATATGGAACTATGGAATCATAAGAAATGTAGCAACTCATATTGAGATAACTCAGGAAGATTAATGTCTATTACTTTAGATAGCGAGGGAGTTAGTATATTGTGACACTGAGGAACTTGGATCTTGTATTCTTATACCTCTTGCAGTGTTTGATCGAGAACTATGTCTACTTATGTGTTGTGTAATATCatcaaactctctctctctccctcttgcAGGTTGCTGCTTTTATTAAAGCTTGCAAAGAACAGATCGATATTCTCATAAACAGTATTAGAAATGAAGAAGCAAACTCCAAAGGATGGCTTGGCCTCCCCGCAGATAACTTCAATGCTGATTCTATAGCACACAAACATGGAGTGGTATGATATGCACCAATGTAGTAAGCcaactttggtttttttttactatgttttctttcaaagtATCTAGATGTGTAGAAGTaatggtaattttttttgtatgcaGGTTTTGATTCTGAGTGAGAAACTTCATTCAGTCACTGCCCAGTTTGATCAGCTTAGAGCTACTCGTTTCCAAGATATTATAAACAGAGCTATGCCGAGAAGAAAACCTAAGAGGGTCATAAAGGAAGCTACCCCAATTAATACAACTCTGGGAAATTCGGAGTCCATAGAACCGGATGAAATCCAGGCCCAACCTCGTagattacaacaacaacaacttctaGACGATGAAACACAAGCCCTTCAGGTAACAAGGCAAATATACATGATCTTCGAAAACTTGCATAAGTTTTGTAGTTAtgctaaattttgaaattgataaTTTTTGCAGGTAGAGCTAAGTAATCTTTTAGATGGTGCTAGGCAGACAGAAACTAAGATGGTGGAGATGTCTGCATTAAACCACTTGATGGCAACTCATGTTCTGCAGCAAGCCCAACAGATAGAGTTTCTTTATGACCAGGTTAGGACTTATTAACTTCTCTAACGCTCTCATGTCAACACACTGTTTTGTTAGGCTTTCACTGTTCTTTACACTCCTTTGCTATCTCAAAGTTAAATTCGGATGCTTATTGTATTCAGAACTTTTCCTTGTCACATTCACCTAAATTAGGTATAGAGACGGGAAAGAAACTTTGTATTGGTCCAATTTTAATTGCTCTCCAATTTAGTGGTAGGAAATGGAACGGTTAATGTTTTTAGCTATGTAAAGTCTCTAAAACTCCATTTGAATGTGTCAATGACTCAATGCCATTCCCAATACTTTAGTTTATGGGGCTTTGCAGTTTTCCTACTCTGTAAACGTACAGCTTATGACTGACTTGGTGGCTCtctttatgtgtgtgtgtgtgtgtcttgAGGCCCTTTTTCTCACTCAGTTTGACACTAAATGCAGGCAGTTGAGGCAACAAAGAACGTGGAGCTTGGAAACAAAGAGCTTTCTCAAGCAATCCAACgaaacagcagcagcagaaccTTTCTCTTACTGTTTTTCTTCGTCCTTACTTTCTCCGTCTTGTTCTTGGATTGGTACAGTTAAAAAACCATTctccaacaacaacttcacacagtttttgtagattttgattgttaactataaattatgaaaatttggaaatgggtttaaatgttaaaacaaaaataatgagaCTTTGGAAGGTACAGTACTTTGATCCAACTCACGTTCATTTATTACCAAATTTGACACCTTTGAGATCAGATGTCTGAATATAGAACTAAACAGTTGCCTCGTGGCCTAAGTAGCGACGTAAGATAAATAAACCTAAAAGAGAGGACAAAAGTTCTCCAAACGGTGTCGTTTGCATCTGAAGTTACTTCTAGTTAGAGTTCTCTCACCTTGGATGTGCTTTTTTGacctcctcttctctctcagtctctctctctctctccatccAAAACAAGCCctttctctctcctctcctctGCTCTCTCTGTCTTCCATTCATTAAACCGCCGGAGCAAAAACCCTTTTCTCACAACCCGAAGACAAATGCGGTCCTAATGCTATCTGATTCATAGACAGATAGAAACCTCCTAACGCCGCAGAGTAGTGAAAAGAGGTACATGgatttctgcttcttctcagatctctctttctcaagaAACTGTTTTTAACCAGCTTAGCTAATTGTTTT
This sequence is a window from Arabidopsis thaliana chromosome 1 sequence. Protein-coding genes within it:
- a CDS encoding Ubiquitin-conjugating enzyme family protein (Ubiquitin-conjugating enzyme family protein; CONTAINS InterPro DOMAIN/s: Ubiquitin-conjugating enzyme/RWD-like (InterPro:IPR016135), RWD (InterPro:IPR006575); Has 930 Blast hits to 928 proteins in 205 species: Archae - 0; Bacteria - 2; Metazoa - 543; Fungi - 220; Plants - 66; Viruses - 0; Other Eukaryotes - 99 (source: NCBI BLink).); translated protein: MTEYKQEQEMEIEALEAILMDEFKEIHSSESGLNTSNRCFQITVTPQDDELEELAIPPVQLALVFSHTENYPDEAPLLDVKSIRGIHVSDLTILKEKLEQEASENLGMAMIYTLVSSAKDWLSEHYGQDDAAEFAEVEAAKEDEVIVPHGEPVTLETFLAWRERYEAELALERAKLMPESALTAPKEKKLTGRQWFESGRGRGTVVIADEEDEEEDEEDIDFEDEDFEDDEEDMLEHYLAEKSDSSAPPTRT
- the SYP81 gene encoding syntaxin of plants 81 (syntaxin of plants 81 (SYP81); INVOLVED IN: vesicle-mediated transport; LOCATED IN: membrane; EXPRESSED IN: 24 plant structures; EXPRESSED DURING: 15 growth stages; CONTAINS InterPro DOMAIN/s: t-SNARE (InterPro:IPR010989), SNARE-complex protein Syntaxin-18 N-terminal (InterPro:IPR019529); Has 429 Blast hits to 426 proteins in 142 species: Archae - 0; Bacteria - 0; Metazoa - 200; Fungi - 82; Plants - 110; Viruses - 0; Other Eukaryotes - 37 (source: NCBI BLink).) yields the protein MSRFRDRTEDFKDSVRNSAVSIGYNESKVASTMASFIIHKPKERSPFTKAAFKTLDSIKELELFMLKHRKDYVDLHRTTEQEKDSIEQEVAAFIKACKEQIDILINSIRNEEANSKGWLGLPADNFNADSIAHKHGVVLILSEKLHSVTAQFDQLRATRFQDIINRAMPRRKPKRVIKEATPINTTLGNSESIEPDEIQAQPRRLQQQQLLDDETQALQVELSNLLDGARQTETKMVEMSALNHLMATHVLQQAQQIEFLYDQAVEATKNVELGNKELSQAIQRNSSSRTFLLLFFFVLTFSVLFLDWYS
- the SYP81 gene encoding syntaxin of plants 81 encodes the protein MLKHRKDYVDLHRTTEQEKDSIEQEVAAFIKACKEQIDILINSIRNEEANSKGWLGLPADNFNADSIAHKHGVVLILSEKLHSVTAQFDQLRATRFQDIINRAMPRRKPKRVIKEATPINTTLGNSESIEPDEIQAQPRRLQQQQLLDDETQALQVELSNLLDGARQTETKMVEMSALNHLMATHVLQQAQQIEFLYDQAVEATKNVELGNKELSQAIQRNSSSRTFLLLFFFVLTFSVLFLDWYS